One segment of Triticum aestivum cultivar Chinese Spring chromosome 2A, IWGSC CS RefSeq v2.1, whole genome shotgun sequence DNA contains the following:
- the LOC123186240 gene encoding probable folate-biopterin transporter 2: MERLQETPHGDGNLKAAPDPGHGGGNGGCIAPSGTLPCGWLGRLSRELHWSFVLAVVAVYGACQGVGSSFGSVAAGYYWKDVQRVQPAASQFYQGVVNVPWVVKPLWGLFTDVVPVAGYRRRPYLLLAGVMGVSSMLTLALRRTPAIAPALVAFTTQAAGAAIADVVVDAMVAQNSISHPPLAADMQSLCGYCSSAGALVGYSISGLVVHAIGSQGALGLLSIPSVLVFSAGILVKEDRAKDFEYNQVHRKFYEAVESMWATLKCPQVWRPCVYMFLMFVLSPDIQGGLFYWYTDSSTGLAFSEGFIGLIYSIGSVGSLLGVLLYQNMLKDYPFRGLLLWGQLLACLSGMIDLVLVTRLNLRLGMPDYLFAVMDNGVSQLIGQLKWLPLLVLCSKLCPVGIEGTFFALLMSIQNLGLLMSAWWGGLLLHALGVTRTEFGNLWVAVLARNAMRLLPLAFLFLVPRSDQNSTILPAEMLLADGGSPGDVEPGASGAIEFSVLHGDEHTEFVETEEEELELTPLMEKI; the protein is encoded by the exons ATGGAGCGGCTCCAAGAAACACCCCACGGAGATGGGAATCTCAAGGCCGCCCCAGATCCCGGACACGGAGGCGGCAATGGCGGCTGCATCGCTCCCAGTGGCACCCTCCCCTGCGGCTGGCTCGGCCGCCTGTCCCGCGAGCTGCATTGGAGCTTCGtgctcgccgtcgtcgccgtctACGGCGCCTGCCAGGGCGTCGGCTCCTCATTCGGCAGCGTCGCCGCGGGGTACTACTGGAAGGACGTGCAGCGCGTGCAGCCGGCCGCCTCGCAGTTCTACCAGGGCGTCGTCAACGTTCCCTGGGTCGTCAAGCCCCTCTGGGGCCTCTTCACcgacgtcgtccccgtcgccggctACCGCCGCCGCCCGTACCTCCTCCTCGCAG GCGTCATGGGCGTGTCATCCATGCTCACGCTTGCTCTGCGCCGCACGCCGGCGATCGCACCGGCATTGGTGGCGTTCACGACGCAGGCCGCGGGCGCCGCCATAGCCGACGTGGTGGTGGACGCCATGGTCGCGCAGAACAGCATAAGCCACCCTCCGCTCGCCGCCGACATGCAGAGCCTGTGCGGGTATTGCTCCTCCGCCGGCGCATTGGTGGGGTACTCCATCAGCGGTCTCGTCGTCCATGCAATAGGTTCCCAG GGGGCTCTTGGCTTGCTGAGCATCCCCTCCGTGCTCGTATTTTCGGCCGGGATTCTCGTCAAGGAGGACCGGGCCAAGGATTTCGAGTACAACCAG GTTCACAGGAAGTTCTACGAAGCAGTTGAATCAATGTGGGCAACATTGAAGTGCCCGCAGGTCTGGAGGCCGTGTGTTTACATGTTCTTAATGTTCGTGCTAAGCCCGGACATCCAAGGAGGGCTGTTCTACTGGTACACAGATTCGAGTACCGGACTCGCATTTTCCGAG GGATTCATTGGTCTCATCTACTCGATAGGCTCAGTCGGGTCGCTGCTCGGCGTCCTGCTCTACCAGAACATGCTCAAGGACTACCCGTTCCGCGGCCTGCTGCTATGGGGCCAGCTGCTGGCCTGCCTGTCCGGGATGATCGACCTGGTGCTGGTCACCAGGCTGAACCTGAGGCTCGGCATGCCGGACTACCTCTTCGCCGTGATGGACAACGGCGTGTCCCAGCTGATCGGCCAGCTGAAATGGCTGCCGCTCCTCGTGCTCTGCTCCAAGCTCTGCCCCGTGGGGATCGAGGGCACCTTCTTCGCCCTGCTCATGTCCATCCAGAACCTCGGCCTGCTCATGTCCGCCTGGTGGGGCGGCCTCCTGCTGCACGCGCTGGGCGTGACGCGGACCGAGTTCGGGAACCTCTGGGTGGCCGTGCTGGCGAGGAACGCCATGCGGCTGCTCCCGCTGGCGTTCCTGTTTCTGGTGCCTCGGAGCGACCAGAACTCGACCATCCTTCCCGCGGAGATGCTGCTTGCGGACGGAGGTTCCCCGGGGGATGTGGAACCAGGGGCGTCAGGTGCCATCGAGTTTTCTGTCCTCCATGGAGATGAACATACTGAATTTGTTGAGACTGAGGAAGAGGAACTAGAGCTGACCCCGCTCATGGAGAAGATCTGA